The proteins below are encoded in one region of Mangifera indica cultivar Alphonso chromosome 7, CATAS_Mindica_2.1, whole genome shotgun sequence:
- the LOC123221694 gene encoding 2-alkenal reductase (NADP(+)-dependent)-like, which translates to MAVGAEVIENKQVILKQLINGAPKESDMELKTSSISLKVEEGSKAVVVKNLYLSVEPYVKLRMKKFEHPDFSSFTSGSAMDGFGVAKVVDSGHPKFQKGDLVWGIVGWEEYSVIKNPDSFFKIHYTDVPLSYYTGLLGMPGMTAWAGLHKIAAPNKGEYVYISGASGAVGQLVGQFAKLLGCYVVGSAGSKEKVENLKNKLGFDDAFNYKEEKDLDAALKRCFPEGIDIYFENVGGKMLDAVLLNMKLNSRIVVCGMSAEHNLKEPEGAQNLRLIVHKRIRMQGFVVFDYFPQYSEFLDDVLPLIREGRIVYHEDISEGLENAPAAVAGLENVWKQVVLVSRE; encoded by the exons ATGGCAGTCGGTGCAGAAGTGATTGAGAATAAGCAAGTGATATTGAAGCAGCTTATAAATGGAGCTCCGAAAGAATCTGACATGGAGCTGAAAACAAGCTCTATATCTTTGAAAGTGGAAGAAGGATCGAAGGCTGTTGTTGTGAAGAATCTTTACTTGTCTGTTGAACCTTATGTGAAACTCCGGATGAAGAAGTTTGAGCATCCTGATTTCTCTTCTTTTACTTCTGGATCT GCAATGGATGGGTTTGGAGTGGCCAAAGTTGTGGATTCAGGGCATCCGAAATTTCAGAAAGGAGACTTAGTTTGGGGAATAGTTGGATGGGAAGAATACAGTGTGATTAAGAATCCTGACAGCTTTTTCAAAATCCATTATACTGATGTTCCCTTGTCCTACTATACTGGACTTCTTG GTATGCCTGGAATGACGGCTTGGGCGGGTCTTCATAAAATAGCCGCTCCTAACAAAGGAGAATATGTGTACATTTCAGGAGCATCAGGTGCTGTTGGTCAGCTTGTTGGGCAGTTTGCTAAGTTACTGGGCTGCTATGTTGTTGGAAGTGCTGGAAGTAAAGAAAAG gttgaaaatttgaagaataagtTGGGATTTGATGACGCTTTCAACTATAAGGAGGAAAAAGACTTGGATGCAGCTTTGAAAAG GTGCTTTCCTGAAGGCATTGACATTTACTTCGAAAACGTCGGGGGGAAAATGCTGGATGCAGTGCTTCTAAACATGAAACTTAATAGTCGAATTGTGGTGTGTGGAATGAGCGCAGAGCACAATCTCAAAGAGCCTGAAGGTGCTCAGAATCTGAGATTAATCGTTCATAAGCGGATTCGGATGCAAGGATTCGTGGTCTTTGATTATTTTCCTCAATACTCAGAGTTTTTGGATGATGTGCTGCCTCTGATCCGAGAAGGGAGGATTGTTTATCATGAAGACATTTCTGAAGGCCTTGAAAATGCTCCTGCTGCTGTTGCAGGCCTGGAAAATGTTTGGAAACAAGTAGTTTTAGTTTCCAGGGAGTAA
- the LOC123221690 gene encoding 2-alkenal reductase (NADP(+)-dependent)-like isoform X1: protein MASAGEVMNNKQVILKHFIHGAPKESDMVVKTGSIMSLTAEAGSNAVVVKNLYLSCDPFMGSRMKKFEHPDFVSFKPGFPLEGVGVAKVVDSGNSEFKKGDLVWGTVGWEEYSVIKNPQSLFKIHHTDVPLSYYTGILGMPGLTAWAGFYEVAAPKKGENVYISAAAGAVGQLVGQFAKLMGCYVVGSAGSKKKVDILKSKLGFDEAFNYKEEHDLDKALKRCFPEGIDIYFDNVGGKLLDVVLLNMRLKGRIAVCGMISQYYLSQPEGVHNLLHTIRNRIRIEGFVVFDYLPQYSKFLEVVLDLIREGKIVYLEDIVEGLENAPAALAGLFSGRNIGKQLVVVARE from the exons ATGGCTAGTGCAGGCGAAGTGATGAACAACAAGCAAGTGATATTGAAGCACTTTATTCATGGAGCTCCAAAAGAATCTGATATGGTGGTGAAGACTGGTTCGATTATGTCTTTGACAGCAGAGGCAGGTTCAAATGCCGTTGTTGTGAAGAATCTTTACCTGTCTTGTGATCCTTTTATGGGGAGCCGCATGAAGAAGTTTGAACATCCTGATTTCGTTTCTTTCAAACCTGGCTTT CCATTAGAAGGGGTTGGAGTGGCTAAAGTTGTGGATTCAGGGAATTCAGAATTTAAGAAAGGGGACTTGGTTTGGGGAACTGTTGGATGGGAAGAATACAGCGTGATTAAGAACCCTCAAAGCCTATTCAAAATCCATCATACTGATGTTCCCTTGTCTTACTATACTGGAATTCTTG GAATGCCTGGACTTACTGCTTGGGCTGGATTCTACGAAGTAGCAGCTCCTAAGAAAGGAGAAAATGTATACATTTCAGCAGCAGCAGGTGCAGTTGGTCAGCTTGTTGGGCAATTTGCAAAATTGATGGGCTGCTACGTTGTTGGAAGTGCTGGAAGTAAAAAGAAG GTTGACATCTTGAAGAGCAAGCTTGGATTTGATGAAGCTTTCAACTATAAGGAGGAACATGATTTGGATAAAGCTTTGAAAAG GTGCTTTCCTGAAGGCATTGACATTTACTTTGACAACGTAGGAGGAAAATTACTGGATGTGGTGCTTCTAAACATGAGACTTAAGGGTCGAATTGCAGTGTGTGGAATGATCTCACAGTACTATCTCAGCCAGCCTGAAGGTGTACACAATTTGTTGCATACTATTAGAAATCGGATTCGCATAGAAGGATTTGTAGTCTTCGATTACTTGCCTCAATATTCAAAGTTCCTGGAAGTTGTTTTGGATTTGATCCGAGAAGGAAAGATTGTTTATCTTGAAGACATTGTTGAAGGTCTGGAAAATGCTCCAGCTGCTCTTGCTGGTCTATTCAGTGGACGCAATATTGGGAAACAACTAGTTGTTGTTGCTAGGGAGTAA
- the LOC123221690 gene encoding 2-alkenal reductase (NADP(+)-dependent)-like isoform X2 translates to MASAGEVMNNKQVILKHFIHGAPKESDMVVKTGSIMSLTAEAGSNAVVVKNLYLSCDPFMGSRMKKFEHPDFVSFKPGFVSIGMPGLTAWAGFYEVAAPKKGENVYISAAAGAVGQLVGQFAKLMGCYVVGSAGSKKKVDILKSKLGFDEAFNYKEEHDLDKALKRCFPEGIDIYFDNVGGKLLDVVLLNMRLKGRIAVCGMISQYYLSQPEGVHNLLHTIRNRIRIEGFVVFDYLPQYSKFLEVVLDLIREGKIVYLEDIVEGLENAPAALAGLFSGRNIGKQLVVVARE, encoded by the exons ATGGCTAGTGCAGGCGAAGTGATGAACAACAAGCAAGTGATATTGAAGCACTTTATTCATGGAGCTCCAAAAGAATCTGATATGGTGGTGAAGACTGGTTCGATTATGTCTTTGACAGCAGAGGCAGGTTCAAATGCCGTTGTTGTGAAGAATCTTTACCTGTCTTGTGATCCTTTTATGGGGAGCCGCATGAAGAAGTTTGAACATCCTGATTTCGTTTCTTTCAAACCTGGCTTTGTAAGCATTG GAATGCCTGGACTTACTGCTTGGGCTGGATTCTACGAAGTAGCAGCTCCTAAGAAAGGAGAAAATGTATACATTTCAGCAGCAGCAGGTGCAGTTGGTCAGCTTGTTGGGCAATTTGCAAAATTGATGGGCTGCTACGTTGTTGGAAGTGCTGGAAGTAAAAAGAAG GTTGACATCTTGAAGAGCAAGCTTGGATTTGATGAAGCTTTCAACTATAAGGAGGAACATGATTTGGATAAAGCTTTGAAAAG GTGCTTTCCTGAAGGCATTGACATTTACTTTGACAACGTAGGAGGAAAATTACTGGATGTGGTGCTTCTAAACATGAGACTTAAGGGTCGAATTGCAGTGTGTGGAATGATCTCACAGTACTATCTCAGCCAGCCTGAAGGTGTACACAATTTGTTGCATACTATTAGAAATCGGATTCGCATAGAAGGATTTGTAGTCTTCGATTACTTGCCTCAATATTCAAAGTTCCTGGAAGTTGTTTTGGATTTGATCCGAGAAGGAAAGATTGTTTATCTTGAAGACATTGTTGAAGGTCTGGAAAATGCTCCAGCTGCTCTTGCTGGTCTATTCAGTGGACGCAATATTGGGAAACAACTAGTTGTTGTTGCTAGGGAGTAA